One genomic region from Gordonia crocea encodes:
- a CDS encoding glycosyltransferase family 4 protein — protein MSAPASAPVITLLCWRDLEHPQGGGSERYIQRVGAELARRGARVTLLTAAFPGCDAETVVDGVRIIRRGGRLSVYPRALLILAGARLGIGPLRGIFPDVVVDTQNGVPFFASLLTRRVVVLVHHCHREQWPVAGPVLSRIGWWIESRLSPWAHRHRRYVTVSAPSRDELVGLGVDPTRISVVRAGIDPPHAVDVAADEYRIVALSRLVPHKQVEHALGVVAALRTDIPDLTLDVVGGGWWGDRLRAHAEALDIADRVHFHGHVSEARKHELLASAHVHLMPSRKEGWGIAVIEAAQHGVPTIGYRCSAGLTDSIEDGVTGLLVDGPAELAAATRELLENPDEARSLGTAAREAAAGYSWSATADGFTAVFEQVLAPR, from the coding sequence ATGTCCGCCCCCGCGTCCGCCCCCGTCATCACCCTGCTGTGCTGGCGCGATCTTGAACACCCCCAAGGCGGCGGCAGTGAGCGCTACATCCAACGGGTCGGCGCCGAACTGGCGAGGCGCGGCGCCCGAGTGACCTTGCTGACGGCGGCATTCCCCGGCTGCGACGCTGAGACCGTCGTCGACGGCGTGCGGATCATCCGCCGCGGCGGACGGCTGTCGGTGTATCCGCGCGCGCTGCTCATCCTGGCCGGCGCACGGCTGGGCATCGGACCGCTACGCGGCATCTTTCCCGACGTGGTGGTCGACACCCAGAACGGGGTGCCGTTCTTCGCGTCGCTGCTGACCCGGCGCGTCGTCGTGCTGGTGCACCACTGTCACCGCGAGCAGTGGCCGGTCGCGGGTCCGGTGCTGTCGCGAATCGGCTGGTGGATCGAGTCGCGACTGTCGCCGTGGGCGCATCGCCACCGACGCTATGTCACCGTCTCGGCACCGTCACGAGACGAGCTCGTCGGCCTCGGCGTCGACCCGACGCGGATCTCGGTGGTGCGCGCCGGGATCGACCCGCCGCACGCGGTCGATGTGGCCGCGGACGAGTACCGGATCGTTGCCCTGTCCCGCCTGGTGCCGCACAAGCAGGTCGAGCATGCCCTCGGAGTCGTCGCCGCCCTGCGCACCGATATCCCCGACCTGACCCTCGACGTCGTCGGCGGCGGCTGGTGGGGCGACCGGCTGCGCGCCCATGCCGAGGCGCTGGACATCGCCGACCGCGTCCACTTCCACGGCCACGTATCCGAGGCACGCAAACACGAGCTGCTCGCCAGCGCGCACGTGCACCTCATGCCGTCACGCAAGGAGGGGTGGGGCATCGCGGTGATCGAGGCAGCACAGCACGGCGTGCCAACAATCGGGTACCGCTGCTCGGCCGGGTTGACCGATTCGATCGAGGACGGGGTGACTGGGCTGCTCGTCGACGGCCCGGCTGAGCTCGCTGCCGCCACCCGCGAACTGCTGGAGAACCCCGACGAGGCCCGTAGCCTGGGTACGGCGGCCCGCGAGGCCGCCGCCGGCTACTCCTGGTCGGCCACCGCCGACGGATTCACCGCGGTCTTCGAGCAGGTCCTGGCGCCGCGCTGA
- a CDS encoding class I SAM-dependent methyltransferase: MKRQATWRRAWGLLRDFRYEQSDPARFYGALAVDTAEMVDALAGTGGAVVLDVGGGPGYFADAFARRGVRYLAVDPDAGELRAAGLAHRTTVRAAGEALPFADGSVDVCLSSNVVEHTPRPWEMADEMIRVTRPGGVIIISYTLWWGPFGGHEMGLTHYLGGHRAAARYTRRHGHPPKNFYGESLFKVTAAQGLAWARSARGASLLGAFPRYLPRWMWWVLKVPGVREVAATNLVLVLRRDG; this comes from the coding sequence ATGAAACGCCAAGCGACGTGGCGCCGGGCCTGGGGCCTGCTCCGCGACTTCCGCTACGAGCAGTCTGATCCGGCGCGCTTCTACGGCGCATTGGCCGTCGATACCGCGGAGATGGTCGATGCGCTGGCAGGCACGGGAGGGGCGGTGGTGCTCGACGTCGGGGGTGGGCCGGGCTACTTCGCCGATGCCTTTGCCCGACGCGGGGTCCGCTATCTGGCCGTCGACCCCGATGCCGGCGAACTGCGCGCCGCTGGGCTGGCCCACCGCACGACGGTGCGCGCGGCAGGGGAGGCGCTGCCGTTCGCCGACGGCTCGGTGGACGTGTGCTTGTCGTCGAACGTGGTGGAGCACACGCCGCGGCCGTGGGAGATGGCTGACGAGATGATCCGGGTGACCCGCCCCGGTGGGGTGATCATCATCAGCTACACGCTGTGGTGGGGGCCATTCGGCGGGCATGAGATGGGGCTGACCCACTATCTGGGCGGTCACCGCGCCGCGGCCCGCTACACCCGGCGCCACGGGCACCCGCCGAAGAATTTCTACGGCGAGTCGCTGTTCAAAGTCACTGCGGCACAGGGGCTGGCGTGGGCAAGAAGTGCGCGCGGCGCCTCGTTACTCGGCGCCTTCCCTCGGTACTTACCCCGGTGGATGTGGTGGGTTCTCAAGGTTCCGGGCGTGCGCGAGGTCGCCGCCACGAATCTGGTACTGGTGCTGCGTCGGGACGGGTGA
- a CDS encoding acyl-CoA synthetase gives MALRNVIEQISDTIGAIKVLQNSGAINLKQPRKAAEAAKLAKLVGPVATVVGHVASEYPGQPAVVDEAGTLTYAELDARANAVANQLHADGLRQGDVVGVIARDHRGLLTMIAATGRAGIRLAMMNTGFGKPQFNEVAEREGIKAMFYDEEFSDLVADFPADKRTLTWVDTKAPKGIRVLEDIAATGNTAKPPVPSEFAGFVILTSGTTGLPKGAQRAKLSPFASALILDRIPLPQRKAAVIVSPIFHSTGWAMWGVSTALGNTAVLMRRFDPEKTLQAIAEHKAEVLVAVPTMLYRILALGDEVIAKYDTSSLKTVVVAGSALPPALCERWQDTFGDTLYNLYGSTEVAVAAVAQPKDLRLAPGSIGKPPISSYLRLYDDNDKQVTARNVPGRLFVRNGAPFEGYTDGRSKQVIDGYMSTGDMALRDEHGLWHIAGRDDDMIVSGGENLYPQEVENLLAAHPDVADVAVIGVDDEEFGKRLRAFIVAAEGKQPTEDEIRAYVKANLARYKVPRDVVIVDDLPRNPTGKLVRRELPTGPLT, from the coding sequence ATGGCACTGCGCAACGTTATCGAGCAGATCTCGGACACTATCGGCGCCATCAAGGTGCTCCAGAATTCCGGAGCGATCAATCTCAAGCAGCCCAGGAAGGCGGCCGAGGCGGCCAAGCTGGCCAAACTGGTGGGGCCGGTCGCCACGGTGGTCGGACATGTTGCGAGCGAGTATCCAGGCCAACCGGCGGTGGTCGATGAAGCAGGCACCCTGACGTACGCAGAGTTGGATGCGCGGGCCAACGCCGTCGCCAACCAATTGCATGCCGATGGTCTGCGCCAAGGCGATGTGGTGGGCGTGATTGCCCGCGACCACCGCGGCCTGTTGACGATGATCGCCGCAACCGGCCGAGCCGGGATCCGGCTGGCCATGATGAACACCGGCTTCGGCAAGCCGCAGTTCAACGAGGTGGCTGAGCGTGAGGGCATCAAAGCCATGTTCTACGACGAGGAGTTCAGCGACCTCGTTGCCGACTTCCCGGCCGACAAGCGAACCCTTACCTGGGTCGATACCAAGGCGCCCAAAGGAATTCGCGTCCTGGAGGACATCGCTGCCACCGGCAACACCGCGAAGCCGCCGGTTCCCTCGGAGTTCGCCGGATTCGTCATCCTGACCAGCGGAACGACCGGGCTGCCCAAGGGGGCCCAGCGCGCGAAGCTCTCACCGTTCGCCAGTGCGCTCATCCTCGACCGGATCCCGCTGCCGCAGCGCAAGGCTGCGGTGATCGTGTCACCCATCTTCCACTCCACCGGGTGGGCGATGTGGGGGGTGTCCACGGCACTGGGCAACACCGCCGTGCTCATGCGCCGCTTCGATCCGGAGAAGACGCTGCAGGCCATTGCCGAGCACAAGGCCGAGGTGCTCGTCGCGGTCCCGACCATGCTGTACCGGATCCTCGCGTTGGGTGACGAGGTCATCGCCAAGTACGACACCTCGTCGCTCAAGACCGTCGTGGTCGCCGGGTCGGCGTTGCCGCCTGCCCTGTGTGAGCGGTGGCAGGACACCTTCGGCGACACGCTGTACAACCTGTACGGCTCGACTGAGGTCGCGGTCGCGGCCGTCGCCCAGCCGAAAGACCTGCGTCTGGCGCCCGGGTCTATCGGGAAACCGCCCATCTCAAGCTATCTGCGGCTTTACGACGACAACGACAAACAGGTCACCGCGCGCAACGTGCCCGGCCGGCTGTTCGTGCGCAACGGTGCGCCGTTCGAGGGGTACACCGACGGTCGCAGCAAGCAGGTCATCGACGGTTACATGTCGACCGGCGACATGGCGCTGCGCGACGAACACGGCCTGTGGCACATCGCCGGGCGTGACGACGACATGATCGTTTCCGGTGGGGAGAACCTCTACCCGCAAGAGGTGGAGAACCTGCTGGCGGCGCATCCCGATGTTGCCGATGTCGCCGTGATCGGGGTGGACGACGAGGAGTTCGGCAAGCGGCTGCGGGCCTTCATCGTCGCGGCCGAGGGTAAGCAGCCCACCGAGGACGAGATCCGCGCCTACGTCAAGGCAAATCTGGCGCGCTACAAGGTGCCGCGTGATGTCGTTATTGTCGACGATCTCCCGCGTAACCCGACCGGCAAACTCGTGCGCCGGGAATTGCCAACTGGGCCGCTGACCTAG
- a CDS encoding DEAD/DEAH box helicase gives MPSFDPLEFFTAADLYDDFDPGSIQRGIGYADRGRIMNRTWSDDGLSLRAKCVGSGRVYDVVVQFAAQGAGGRSLTVATCTCPVGAECKHAVALLVTESRDPAAGAGGPAGSPWRTVLGGLTAQTAPGPSAVALGRSLGIQFHLPKATQYAQHPAPTIALVTTGKTGSWIKTGINWTATVAGSGYVPGMSGRFDPEQYDDEQLRAIRGIARAFATNYQAHSGGSLALGSAPADIWDLLERARDAGVALLPSPTLGVASVELIKTSGVGLEVSRATGDRGGITVRTFVHVNHEAYDGGPVGLIGVPRPHGMFSISGTAMLIGPFTSPGDDRGLERLLAAPAMHIPEEEVAEFATEVVPTLPASLPVLVDDEAIVKPRIDGPFELLRIDLNEQGARVRWGAAYEINGRLKPVAAGSGALAYRDVEAESRALAQVRDAMQTVAAVCGRWRNQAIHHLQQDMRNAGPPARVELQNRIDDLAEAPSVPDAARIADVDLLRRVYTYSPVDAAVLCHEVLPLLREHGIHVEVDGDADRFRAAQGDPDITLTADDGGNDWFNLHVRVEVDGAVVPLDRLIVELNSSATHMLLDDGTYFPLDHPALARLAELLDEARALGEIEGSRVRRESYNATLWEELLSLGVVDGDLVRWQQRMVHLATASLPEPGTPPPTLQAQLRDYQLDGYNWLKFLWDNRIGGVLADDMGLGKTVQGLSLIASALQDDPDARFLVIAPTSVVGNWVREAAKFLPSAPAVSVSSVRTDGPVDEQIGDARIVVTSYTLFRLQFDAFESFDWAAVFFDEAQFIKNHNGKTHQCARRLTAQMKVAMTGTPMENSLMELWALLSVSAPGLFPSPKAFTDYFRKPIESGAEPQRLALLRRRIRPIMLRRTKDQVVKDLPPKQEQILALDLHPKHEKIYQTRLNRERQKVLGLLGDWERNRFEIFRSLTMLRQLSLHAGLVDEKDAGVASAKIDHLAEQLPELIAEGHSALVFSQFTGFLALVRERLDELGIGYAYLDGSMTAKARSAEIARFTGGQVQVFLISLKAGGFGLNLTEADYCFVCDPWWNPAAEAQAVDRAHRIGQTRPVTVYRLVSAGTIEEKVIALQDRKRELFTAVVDEGDLFGAGISESDIRELLGEGTLPT, from the coding sequence ATGCCGTCGTTCGATCCGTTGGAGTTCTTCACCGCCGCGGATCTTTACGACGACTTCGATCCCGGCAGTATTCAACGGGGGATCGGCTACGCTGACCGCGGCCGCATCATGAACCGAACCTGGTCCGACGACGGGCTGTCGTTGCGCGCCAAGTGTGTCGGCTCTGGGCGTGTCTACGACGTCGTTGTGCAGTTCGCGGCCCAGGGGGCCGGTGGCCGCAGTCTGACTGTCGCAACGTGCACCTGTCCGGTCGGTGCTGAGTGCAAGCACGCCGTCGCGCTTCTGGTCACCGAGTCGCGGGACCCGGCAGCAGGGGCAGGGGGCCCGGCGGGCTCCCCCTGGCGCACGGTCCTGGGCGGGCTTACCGCGCAGACGGCACCGGGGCCTTCGGCGGTGGCGCTCGGCCGTTCGTTGGGTATCCAGTTTCATCTGCCCAAGGCCACGCAGTACGCGCAACACCCGGCGCCCACCATCGCGTTGGTGACCACGGGCAAGACCGGAAGTTGGATCAAGACCGGGATCAACTGGACGGCCACGGTCGCGGGGTCGGGCTATGTGCCGGGGATGTCGGGGCGGTTCGACCCAGAACAGTACGACGACGAGCAGTTGCGCGCGATCCGCGGGATCGCCCGTGCCTTCGCGACGAACTATCAGGCACACAGCGGTGGTTCACTCGCGCTCGGCTCGGCCCCCGCCGACATTTGGGATCTGCTGGAGCGGGCTCGTGACGCGGGGGTGGCCCTGTTGCCATCGCCGACGCTGGGCGTGGCGTCGGTGGAGTTGATTAAGACCTCCGGAGTAGGGCTGGAGGTGTCTCGTGCCACCGGCGACCGCGGTGGGATCACCGTGCGGACCTTCGTGCACGTCAACCACGAGGCGTACGACGGTGGACCGGTGGGGTTGATCGGTGTCCCCCGCCCGCATGGGATGTTCTCGATCAGCGGGACGGCAATGCTGATCGGTCCGTTCACTTCGCCCGGTGATGACCGTGGGCTGGAGCGTCTGCTCGCCGCCCCGGCGATGCACATCCCCGAGGAGGAAGTGGCGGAGTTCGCCACCGAAGTGGTGCCGACGCTGCCGGCGTCGTTGCCGGTGCTCGTCGACGACGAGGCCATCGTCAAGCCGAGGATCGACGGGCCGTTTGAACTGCTGCGGATCGACCTCAACGAGCAGGGTGCGCGGGTCCGCTGGGGTGCCGCTTACGAGATCAATGGTCGCCTCAAGCCCGTCGCCGCGGGGTCGGGCGCACTGGCGTACCGCGACGTCGAGGCGGAGTCACGTGCGCTGGCGCAGGTGCGCGACGCGATGCAGACGGTCGCCGCGGTGTGCGGCCGGTGGCGCAACCAGGCCATCCACCACCTCCAGCAGGACATGCGCAACGCAGGTCCACCGGCCCGGGTCGAGTTGCAGAACCGGATCGACGATCTTGCCGAAGCGCCGTCGGTGCCCGACGCCGCCCGGATCGCCGATGTGGACCTGTTGCGTCGCGTCTATACCTATTCGCCCGTCGACGCCGCAGTGCTCTGCCACGAGGTGTTGCCGCTGCTGCGCGAACACGGGATCCACGTCGAGGTCGACGGTGACGCGGACCGATTCCGCGCCGCGCAGGGCGATCCGGATATCACGCTGACCGCCGACGACGGCGGCAACGACTGGTTCAACCTGCACGTGCGGGTCGAGGTTGACGGCGCGGTGGTGCCGCTGGACCGGCTGATCGTCGAGTTGAACAGCAGCGCGACGCACATGCTCCTCGACGACGGGACCTACTTCCCGCTCGACCATCCGGCGCTGGCGCGGCTGGCCGAGTTGCTCGACGAAGCACGGGCGCTGGGGGAGATCGAGGGATCGCGGGTGCGCCGCGAGTCCTACAACGCGACGTTGTGGGAGGAACTGCTCTCCCTCGGCGTCGTCGACGGCGATCTGGTCCGGTGGCAACAACGGATGGTCCACCTCGCGACGGCGTCGCTGCCCGAGCCCGGCACCCCGCCACCCACGCTGCAGGCGCAGCTGCGCGACTATCAGCTCGACGGCTACAACTGGCTGAAGTTCTTGTGGGACAACCGGATCGGCGGAGTCCTCGCCGATGACATGGGGTTGGGCAAGACGGTGCAGGGATTGTCGTTGATCGCCAGCGCCCTGCAGGACGATCCCGACGCGCGGTTCTTGGTGATCGCACCCACCAGCGTCGTCGGGAACTGGGTGCGCGAAGCAGCCAAGTTCTTACCGTCGGCGCCAGCGGTATCGGTGTCGTCGGTGCGGACCGACGGGCCGGTCGACGAGCAGATCGGTGACGCGCGGATCGTCGTCACGTCGTACACCCTGTTCCGGCTGCAATTCGACGCCTTCGAGTCCTTCGATTGGGCGGCAGTGTTCTTCGACGAAGCGCAGTTCATCAAGAACCACAACGGCAAGACCCACCAGTGCGCCCGCCGGCTCACCGCGCAGATGAAGGTCGCGATGACCGGCACGCCGATGGAGAACAGCCTGATGGAACTGTGGGCGTTGCTGTCGGTGAGTGCGCCGGGACTCTTCCCCTCGCCCAAGGCGTTCACCGACTACTTCCGCAAGCCGATCGAATCCGGTGCCGAGCCGCAGCGCCTCGCCCTGCTGCGCCGCCGGATCCGCCCGATCATGCTCCGGCGCACCAAAGACCAAGTGGTGAAGGATCTGCCGCCAAAGCAGGAACAGATCCTCGCCCTGGACCTGCACCCCAAGCACGAAAAGATCTACCAGACCCGGCTCAACCGTGAACGGCAGAAAGTCCTTGGGCTGCTGGGGGATTGGGAACGCAACCGGTTCGAGATCTTCCGATCGCTCACCATGCTGCGACAGCTGAGCTTGCATGCCGGACTGGTCGACGAGAAGGATGCCGGTGTCGCGTCGGCGAAGATCGATCATCTCGCCGAGCAGTTGCCCGAGCTGATTGCCGAGGGGCATTCGGCGCTGGTGTTCAGCCAGTTCACCGGATTCCTCGCGCTGGTGCGCGAGCGTCTCGATGAGCTGGGCATCGGCTACGCCTACCTCGACGGGTCGATGACGGCGAAGGCGCGCTCGGCCGAGATCGCCCGGTTCACCGGTGGGCAGGTGCAGGTCTTCCTGATCAGCCTCAAGGCTGGCGGATTCGGGTTGAACCTGACCGAGGCCGACTACTGCTTTGTGTGCGATCCGTGGTGGAACCCGGCCGCCGAAGCCCAAGCTGTCGACCGAGCCCACCGCATCGGCCAGACTCGGCCGGTGACCGTGTACCGCTTGGTGTCGGCGGGGACCATCGAGGAGAAGGTCATCGCGCTGCAGGACCGCAAGCGCGAGTTATTCACTGCGGTGGTCGACGAGGGCGACTTGTTCGGCGCCGGGATCAGCGAGAGCGACATCCGCGAGTTGCTCGGCGAGGGAACATTGCCGACCTGA